Proteins from a single region of Streptomyces sp. HUAS 15-9:
- a CDS encoding DUF1697 domain-containing protein, with product MKTYAALLRGINLGGKRKLPMAELRQLMEGLGHQGVRTHLQSGQAVFGTGRGDEESLAAELTEAIGKHCGFPVDVIVRDHAYLAAVADACPFPAAELEGKELHVTYFSAPVTADRFVEIDQTAHLPEEFRLGDRALYLYVPAGLGQSRLAGALSRPRVTKGLIATTRNWNTVVKLVELTNCSS from the coding sequence ATGAAGACGTATGCGGCGCTGCTGCGCGGGATCAATCTGGGCGGCAAGAGGAAGCTCCCGATGGCCGAGCTCCGGCAGCTCATGGAGGGACTCGGTCACCAGGGCGTACGCACCCATCTGCAGAGCGGGCAGGCCGTCTTCGGCACCGGCCGCGGCGACGAGGAGTCCCTGGCCGCGGAACTCACCGAGGCGATCGGGAAGCACTGCGGGTTCCCCGTCGACGTGATCGTGCGCGACCACGCCTATCTGGCGGCGGTGGCCGACGCCTGCCCCTTCCCGGCGGCCGAGCTGGAGGGCAAGGAACTCCACGTCACGTACTTCTCCGCGCCGGTCACCGCCGACCGCTTCGTGGAGATCGACCAGACCGCCCACCTCCCCGAGGAGTTCCGGCTCGGCGACCGCGCGCTGTACCTGTACGTCCCGGCGGGCCTCGGCCAGTCCAGGCTGGCGGGGGCCCTGTCCCGGCCGCGGGTCACCAAGGGGCTGATCGCCACGACCCGGAACTGGAACACCGTCGTGAAGCTGGTGGAGCTCACGAACTGCTCGTCGTAG
- a CDS encoding 3'-5' exonuclease codes for MGWHRELLIGFDLETTGTDPREARIVTGAVIEVRAGQPLGRREWLADPGVEIPADAVAVHGISNERAAAEGRPADQVADAIADVLTGYWKTGVPVVAYNAAFDLTLLSAELRRHELPSLSDRIDGIDPAPVIDPYTIDRWVDRYRRGKRNLEAVCAEYGITLDTAHDASADALAAARLACAIADRHPKIAALGPAELHRRQIGWYAEWAADFQNFLRCKGDATAVVDGVWPLRELAESRPV; via the coding sequence ATGGGCTGGCACCGGGAGCTGCTGATCGGCTTCGACCTGGAGACGACGGGGACCGATCCGCGTGAGGCGCGTATCGTCACGGGGGCCGTGATAGAGGTCAGGGCCGGACAGCCCTTGGGACGCCGGGAGTGGCTGGCGGACCCGGGTGTGGAGATCCCGGCCGACGCGGTGGCCGTGCACGGCATCAGCAACGAGCGCGCGGCGGCCGAGGGCCGCCCGGCCGACCAGGTCGCGGACGCCATCGCGGACGTCCTCACGGGCTACTGGAAGACGGGCGTCCCCGTCGTCGCCTACAACGCCGCCTTCGACCTCACCCTGCTCTCCGCCGAACTGCGGCGCCACGAACTGCCGTCGCTCTCCGACCGCATCGACGGCATCGACCCGGCGCCGGTCATCGACCCGTACACCATCGACCGCTGGGTCGACCGCTACCGCCGCGGCAAGCGCAACCTCGAAGCCGTCTGCGCGGAGTACGGCATCACCCTCGACACCGCCCACGACGCCTCCGCCGACGCCCTGGCCGCGGCCCGCCTGGCCTGCGCGATAGCCGACCGCCACCCCAAGATCGCCGCCCTCGGCCCGGCGGAACTGCACCGCCGTCAGATCGGCTGGTACGCCGAATGGGCGGCGGACTTCCAGAACTTCCTGCGGTGCAAGGGGGACGCGACAGCGGTGGTGGACGGGGTGTGGCCGCTGCGCGAACTGGCGGAGAGCAGACCGGTGTAG
- the glgX gene encoding glycogen debranching protein GlgX, which produces MQVWPGEAYPLGATYDGAGTNFAVFTEAADRVELCLLHEDGSETAVELRESDAFVRHAYLPGVMPGQRYGFRVHGPYDPGRGLRCNSAKLLLDPYAKAVSGAVRWGEEVYGYHFDAPEKRNDLDSAPHTMTSVVVNPYFDWGDDRRPRTGYHHTVIYEAHVKGLTMRHPGLPEELRGTYAALAHPAVIEHLTALGVTALELMPVHQFVNDHRLVDMGLNNYWGYNTIGFFAPHNAYASWGDRGQQVLEFKSAVRALHEAGIEVILDVVYNHTAEGNHLGPTLSFRGLDNASYYRLANDPRYYTDTTGTGNSLLMRSPHVLQLIMDSLRYWVTEMHVDGFRFDLAATLARQFHEVDRLSSFFDLVQQDPVVSQVKLIAEPWDVGEGGYQVGNFPPLWTEWNGKYRDTVRDLWRGEPRALAEFASRLTGSSDLYQDDGRRPLASINFVTCHDGFTLHDLVSYDHKHNRANGEDDRDGESHNRSWNCGVEGDTDDPDVRELRGRQMRNFVATLMLSQGVPMISHGDEFARTQRGNNNAYCQDNELSWLHWPGTDPPGDEHGGEPGGEHSGELVDFTRAMVWLRKDHPVFRRRRFFHGRPVEGTHDDLSDIAWFTPEGREMTQRDWDSAQASALTVFLNGNAISEPGSRGQRIGDDSFLLMFNASPKSLDFVVPVDHGRQWQVVVDTARVDGVPPGTGPKVGAGERLTLVDRSLTVLQRPA; this is translated from the coding sequence ATGCAGGTCTGGCCTGGAGAGGCGTATCCGCTCGGCGCCACGTACGACGGTGCCGGTACCAACTTCGCGGTCTTCACGGAGGCCGCGGACCGAGTAGAGCTGTGTCTGCTGCACGAGGACGGCTCGGAGACGGCGGTGGAACTGCGCGAGAGCGACGCGTTCGTGCGGCACGCGTATCTGCCGGGCGTCATGCCGGGGCAGCGGTACGGGTTCCGGGTGCACGGCCCGTACGACCCGGGGCGCGGGCTGCGCTGCAACTCGGCGAAGCTGCTGCTCGACCCATACGCGAAGGCGGTCAGCGGGGCCGTCCGGTGGGGCGAGGAGGTCTACGGCTACCACTTCGACGCGCCCGAGAAGCGCAACGACCTGGACTCCGCGCCGCACACGATGACCTCGGTCGTGGTCAACCCGTACTTCGACTGGGGCGACGACCGGCGTCCGCGCACCGGGTACCACCACACCGTGATCTACGAGGCCCATGTGAAGGGCCTGACCATGCGCCACCCGGGGCTGCCCGAGGAACTGCGCGGGACCTACGCGGCGCTCGCCCACCCCGCCGTCATCGAACACCTGACCGCACTCGGCGTCACGGCCCTGGAACTGATGCCCGTACACCAGTTCGTGAACGACCATCGGCTGGTCGACATGGGCCTGAACAACTACTGGGGCTACAACACCATCGGATTCTTCGCCCCGCACAACGCGTACGCCTCCTGGGGCGACCGCGGCCAGCAGGTTCTCGAGTTCAAGTCGGCGGTCCGGGCACTGCACGAGGCCGGTATCGAGGTCATCCTGGACGTGGTCTACAACCACACCGCCGAGGGCAACCACCTCGGCCCGACCCTGTCCTTCCGGGGCCTGGACAACGCGTCGTACTACCGCCTGGCGAACGACCCGCGCTACTACACGGACACCACAGGCACCGGCAACTCGCTGCTCATGCGGTCCCCGCACGTGCTGCAGCTGATCATGGACTCGCTGCGCTACTGGGTCACCGAGATGCACGTCGACGGCTTCCGCTTCGACCTCGCCGCGACCCTGGCCCGGCAGTTCCACGAGGTGGACCGGCTGTCGTCGTTCTTCGACCTGGTGCAGCAGGATCCGGTGGTCTCCCAGGTCAAGCTGATCGCCGAGCCGTGGGACGTGGGCGAGGGCGGCTACCAGGTGGGCAACTTCCCACCGCTGTGGACCGAGTGGAACGGCAAGTACCGCGACACCGTACGGGACCTGTGGCGGGGCGAGCCGCGGGCGCTCGCGGAGTTCGCCTCCCGGCTGACCGGCTCGTCCGACCTCTACCAGGACGACGGGCGGCGCCCGCTGGCCTCGATCAACTTCGTGACCTGCCACGACGGGTTCACGCTGCACGACCTGGTGTCGTACGACCACAAGCACAACCGCGCCAACGGCGAGGACGACCGGGACGGCGAGAGCCACAACCGGTCCTGGAACTGCGGTGTGGAGGGCGACACCGACGACCCGGACGTACGGGAGCTGCGCGGCCGCCAGATGCGGAACTTCGTCGCCACGCTCATGCTGTCCCAGGGCGTGCCGATGATCAGCCACGGGGATGAGTTCGCGCGCACGCAGCGCGGCAACAACAACGCCTACTGCCAGGACAACGAGCTGTCGTGGCTGCACTGGCCCGGTACCGACCCGCCCGGCGACGAGCACGGGGGCGAGCCAGGCGGTGAGCACAGCGGTGAACTGGTGGACTTCACGCGCGCGATGGTGTGGCTGCGCAAGGACCACCCGGTCTTCCGCAGGCGGCGCTTCTTCCATGGCCGTCCGGTGGAGGGCACGCACGACGACCTGTCCGACATCGCCTGGTTCACCCCGGAGGGCAGGGAGATGACCCAGCGGGACTGGGACTCGGCGCAGGCGTCGGCTCTCACGGTCTTCCTCAACGGCAACGCGATCTCCGAGCCCGGCTCGCGCGGGCAGCGCATCGGCGACGACTCCTTCCTGCTGATGTTCAACGCCTCGCCGAAGTCCCTGGACTTCGTGGTGCCGGTGGACCACGGCCGGCAGTGGCAGGTCGTGGTCGACACCGCCCGCGTCGACGGGGTACCGCCGGGCACGGGTCCGAAGGTGGGGGCCGGGGAGCGGCTGACCCTGGTGGACCGGAGCCTGACCGTGCTTCAGCGGCCGGCCTAG
- a CDS encoding Tat pathway signal sequence domain protein, producing the protein MRRTVHRHLGKVMAGAAVAVAGTAVMVGITLPGTAGADETGGANQNSQSAQQAGQDSGAVRPGVVEQAPAEGAKGKGRDPLTDDEIKRVEQIAVNRQLLHTSEDVDGGHGPQRLSVDLADPDSDEVDDPDAPRRADVTFYDYKTDTLVTKTVNLATGKVEQTSSQHGVQPPLSRAENAEAARILIAAPLGAGLKADYKDATGHELTSPDQLLFNGAVYRATAGAQPAVLDKCGEHRCVRLFPKVKNGPWIDARSLIIDLSARKVARLDRG; encoded by the coding sequence GTGCGCAGGACAGTGCACCGCCATCTGGGCAAGGTGATGGCCGGTGCGGCCGTAGCGGTGGCGGGTACCGCCGTGATGGTCGGGATCACCCTGCCGGGGACGGCAGGGGCCGACGAAACAGGAGGAGCCAACCAGAATTCGCAGTCCGCCCAGCAGGCCGGGCAGGACTCCGGCGCCGTGCGGCCGGGAGTCGTGGAGCAGGCGCCGGCCGAGGGCGCGAAGGGCAAGGGCCGCGACCCGCTGACCGACGACGAGATCAAGCGGGTCGAGCAGATCGCCGTGAACCGGCAGCTGCTCCACACGAGCGAGGACGTCGACGGGGGCCACGGTCCGCAGCGCCTCAGCGTCGACCTGGCGGACCCGGACTCCGACGAGGTGGACGATCCCGACGCGCCGCGGCGGGCCGACGTCACCTTCTACGACTACAAGACCGACACCCTTGTCACCAAGACCGTCAACCTGGCGACGGGCAAGGTCGAGCAGACCAGCAGCCAGCACGGTGTCCAGCCGCCGCTGAGCCGGGCCGAGAACGCCGAGGCGGCCAGGATCCTGATCGCCGCCCCGCTGGGCGCGGGCCTCAAGGCCGACTACAAGGACGCCACCGGCCACGAGCTCACCTCGCCGGACCAGCTGCTGTTCAACGGCGCGGTCTACCGGGCCACTGCGGGTGCCCAGCCCGCCGTGCTCGACAAGTGCGGCGAACACCGGTGCGTGCGGTTGTTCCCGAAGGTCAAGAACGGTCCGTGGATCGACGCCAGGTCACTGATCATCGACCTGAGCGCACGCAAGGTCGCACGGCTCGACCGCGGCTGA
- a CDS encoding TIGR03086 family metal-binding protein, whose translation MTYDDMHPYMIECAAEAARVARGVAAAQLDHKSHCTDWDVRALVNHWVLYTSHGLEHRALRKQLPEELTARDFTADPDWAEAYAAQLDRAVAAWADPAVWEGEVDLGMARMPAAEIASMIIKELAVHGWDVATATGQEYRVSEGAARLVLDVVETHGELYRQYDGFADPVPVPDDAPLFERALAASGRDPRL comes from the coding sequence ATGACGTACGACGACATGCACCCGTACATGATCGAGTGTGCCGCCGAGGCGGCGCGCGTCGCGCGCGGTGTCGCGGCGGCCCAGCTCGACCACAAGAGCCACTGCACCGACTGGGACGTCCGCGCCCTGGTCAACCACTGGGTCCTGTACACCTCGCACGGCCTGGAGCACCGCGCCCTGCGCAAGCAGCTCCCCGAGGAACTGACCGCCCGCGACTTCACCGCCGACCCCGACTGGGCCGAGGCGTACGCCGCCCAGCTGGACCGCGCGGTCGCCGCCTGGGCCGACCCGGCCGTGTGGGAGGGCGAGGTCGACCTCGGCATGGCCAGGATGCCGGCCGCCGAAATCGCCTCGATGATCATCAAGGAGCTGGCGGTGCACGGCTGGGACGTCGCCACCGCCACCGGCCAGGAGTACCGCGTCTCCGAGGGCGCGGCCCGGCTCGTCCTCGACGTGGTCGAGACCCACGGCGAGCTCTACCGCCAGTACGACGGCTTCGCCGACCCGGTGCCGGTGCCGGACGACGCACCCCTCTTCGAGCGGGCGCTGGCGGCGAGCGGACGAGATCCCCGACTGTAA
- a CDS encoding copper amine oxidase — MRANRISRARTRAAVGLSVAALAAGATTGAGPAAAQPKTARAAAADCSAAYKIEQKLAGGTTWRMCWRYDSKAGLVLENVSYQPKGETKPIKVLNSARLAQIDVPYDDGSVEYDDLTGFGFAQGLVNLAPGECPGGTIKTIRVPDAWDPQHADVKGLCTTTRSRGHAYRMQGNSANKVYQAQGKDLLVYTVNQVGWYEYMTEWRFQDDGTVNMNVGATGSLSYNDYDAGDGRGWPLGKGAKAYATSHSHNVFWRLDFGLDGSSKTKVEQYDSAVTAPARGQEAPTNKTTRTKVTKELAGDAKTYRWWRVVSATGKNKDDHARSYEIVPGPTTRYPGRSFTKHDVYFTEYNKCEQFASNNPGNCPAGAGKSVDTWVNGQTLTHPIVWMNVGFHHIPRDEDQQPMPIHWQGFAIAPRDVTAMNPLTPDELAWQNGHWRPRS; from the coding sequence ATGCGCGCGAACAGAATCAGCCGTGCCCGCACACGGGCGGCCGTGGGCCTGTCCGTGGCCGCGCTGGCCGCCGGCGCGACGACCGGCGCGGGACCGGCCGCCGCCCAGCCGAAGACCGCCCGGGCGGCGGCCGCCGACTGCAGTGCCGCCTACAAGATCGAGCAGAAGCTCGCCGGCGGCACGACCTGGCGGATGTGCTGGCGCTACGACAGCAAGGCCGGACTGGTCCTGGAGAACGTCTCGTACCAGCCCAAGGGCGAGACCAAGCCGATCAAGGTCCTCAACAGCGCCCGGCTGGCCCAGATCGACGTCCCCTACGACGACGGAAGCGTCGAGTACGACGATCTGACGGGCTTCGGCTTCGCCCAGGGGCTGGTGAACCTGGCGCCGGGCGAGTGCCCCGGCGGCACCATCAAGACCATCCGGGTCCCCGACGCCTGGGACCCGCAGCACGCCGACGTCAAGGGCCTGTGCACCACCACCCGCTCCCGCGGCCACGCCTACCGCATGCAGGGCAACAGCGCCAACAAGGTCTACCAGGCCCAGGGCAAGGACCTGCTCGTCTACACCGTGAACCAGGTCGGCTGGTACGAGTACATGACCGAGTGGCGCTTCCAGGACGACGGCACGGTCAACATGAACGTCGGTGCCACCGGCAGCCTGTCCTACAACGACTACGACGCCGGTGACGGGCGCGGCTGGCCCCTCGGCAAGGGCGCCAAGGCCTACGCCACCAGCCACAGCCACAACGTCTTCTGGCGGCTGGACTTCGGCCTGGACGGCTCCTCCAAGACGAAGGTCGAGCAGTACGACTCGGCCGTCACCGCGCCGGCCCGCGGCCAGGAGGCCCCGACCAACAAGACCACCCGCACCAAGGTCACCAAGGAACTCGCGGGCGACGCCAAGACCTACCGCTGGTGGCGGGTGGTCAGCGCCACCGGCAAGAACAAGGACGACCACGCGCGTTCGTACGAGATCGTCCCCGGCCCGACCACCCGGTACCCGGGACGCAGCTTCACCAAACACGACGTGTACTTCACCGAGTACAACAAGTGCGAGCAGTTCGCCAGCAACAACCCGGGCAACTGCCCCGCCGGCGCGGGCAAGTCGGTCGACACGTGGGTCAACGGCCAGACGCTCACCCACCCCATCGTCTGGATGAACGTCGGCTTCCACCACATCCCCCGGGACGAGGACCAGCAGCCCATGCCGATCCACTGGCAGGGCTTCGCCATCGCTCCGCGCGACGTCACGGCTATGAATCCGCTCACTCCGGACGAGCTGGCATGGCAGAACGGCCACTGGCGGCCGCGTAGTTGA
- a CDS encoding MMPL family transporter: MGNGDIRVRGLAARAGGWSAQHRWAAVGIWVLFVVLAMGLGSAAGRVDVDQSDQLSGETHTAAKIIDDAGIKDPASETVLVQSKDGSVKATDAEFRATVADVVKAVEATGKVTGVTSPYDTRSISKDGHSALVQFDMRGDTDTAADRVEPVLKAVAGVQKDHETVRVEEIGSASMQKQYKDAFGDDFQKAELSAVPVALGILLIAFGALVAALLPVALAITAIMATMGLMGIVSHLQPMSDTANSVMLLVGMAVGVDYCLFYLRREREEREAGRDAGAALRIAAATSGRAIIVSGVTVCVAMAGMLFTGLPEFEAMGLASLMVVAVAMVGSVTVLPALLSLLGKRVEKGRIPFLGRRKRRVGGSESRFWTAVLRGVLAKPLISVVVATGALLAVTAPALGMKTSQLTLDQEFGDSLPIVQTYDRLNDAFPGGSEPASVVVKAKDINAPEVRQALADFKKQAIESGASQGPIDIKLHDAQNVAMVSVPLVGGSDMGKATKSLEKLRDEVRPATLGKVDGVEAPVTGQVAGNHDFNDQLIGSVIPVFAFVVVFAFLLMLLSFRSLTVAITSIALNLLSVGAAYGILVAVFQHGWGASLVGAEGVGAIVTWLPLFLFVILFGLSMDYHVFVVSRIREARLRGRTTKDAIQHGVVTTAGVVTSAAVIMVAVFAIFGTLSMQSMKQMGVGLAAAVLIDATIIRGVLLPAVMALLGERNWYLPKWLHRMPDLTHDESPEAVAPAVPEEGEPVRV, from the coding sequence ATGGGGAACGGAGACATACGGGTGCGGGGCCTGGCCGCCCGCGCCGGCGGATGGAGCGCCCAGCACCGCTGGGCGGCCGTCGGCATCTGGGTATTGTTCGTCGTCCTGGCCATGGGACTCGGTTCGGCGGCGGGCCGCGTCGACGTCGACCAGTCCGACCAGTTGTCGGGCGAGACCCACACCGCCGCGAAGATCATCGACGACGCGGGCATCAAGGACCCGGCGAGCGAGACGGTCCTGGTCCAGTCGAAGGACGGATCCGTCAAGGCGACGGACGCCGAGTTCCGGGCTACCGTCGCCGACGTCGTCAAGGCCGTCGAGGCCACCGGCAAGGTCACCGGCGTCACCTCGCCGTACGACACCCGGAGCATCTCGAAGGACGGCCACAGCGCGCTGGTGCAGTTCGACATGCGCGGCGACACGGACACCGCGGCCGACCGGGTCGAGCCGGTGCTGAAGGCCGTCGCGGGCGTGCAGAAGGACCACGAGACGGTGCGGGTCGAGGAGATCGGCTCCGCCAGCATGCAGAAGCAGTACAAGGACGCCTTCGGTGACGACTTCCAGAAGGCGGAGCTCTCCGCCGTGCCGGTGGCGCTCGGCATTCTGCTCATAGCCTTCGGCGCGCTGGTGGCCGCGCTGCTGCCGGTCGCGCTGGCGATCACCGCGATCATGGCGACGATGGGCCTGATGGGCATCGTCAGCCATCTGCAGCCGATGAGCGACACCGCGAACTCCGTGATGCTGCTGGTCGGTATGGCGGTCGGCGTCGACTACTGCCTGTTCTACCTGCGCCGGGAGCGCGAGGAGCGGGAGGCCGGACGCGACGCGGGGGCCGCGCTGCGGATCGCCGCCGCCACCAGCGGCCGCGCGATCATCGTCTCCGGTGTCACGGTGTGCGTGGCGATGGCGGGCATGCTGTTCACCGGGCTCCCCGAGTTCGAGGCGATGGGCCTGGCCTCGCTGATGGTCGTGGCGGTCGCCATGGTCGGCTCCGTGACCGTTCTGCCCGCGCTGCTGTCGCTGCTGGGCAAGCGGGTCGAGAAGGGCCGGATCCCATTCCTGGGCCGCCGCAAGCGGCGCGTCGGCGGCTCGGAGAGCCGGTTCTGGACCGCCGTCCTGCGGGGCGTGCTCGCCAAGCCCCTGATCTCGGTCGTGGTCGCTACGGGCGCCCTGCTCGCGGTCACGGCTCCCGCCCTCGGGATGAAGACCTCGCAGCTCACGCTGGACCAGGAGTTCGGCGACTCGCTACCGATCGTGCAGACGTACGACCGGCTCAACGACGCCTTCCCGGGCGGTTCCGAGCCTGCCTCGGTGGTCGTCAAGGCGAAGGACATCAACGCGCCCGAGGTGCGTCAGGCGCTGGCCGACTTCAAGAAGCAGGCGATCGAGTCGGGCGCCTCGCAGGGCCCGATCGACATCAAGCTGCACGACGCGCAGAACGTGGCCATGGTGTCCGTACCGCTGGTCGGCGGCTCCGACATGGGCAAGGCGACCAAGAGCCTGGAGAAGCTGCGCGACGAGGTGCGGCCCGCCACGCTCGGCAAGGTCGACGGCGTCGAGGCCCCGGTCACCGGACAGGTCGCGGGCAACCACGACTTCAACGACCAGCTGATCGGATCCGTGATCCCGGTCTTCGCCTTCGTGGTGGTCTTCGCCTTCCTGCTGATGCTGCTGTCGTTCCGCTCGCTGACCGTCGCGATCACGTCCATCGCGCTGAACCTGCTGTCGGTGGGCGCGGCCTACGGCATCCTCGTCGCCGTCTTCCAGCACGGCTGGGGTGCCTCGCTGGTGGGCGCGGAGGGCGTCGGCGCCATCGTGACCTGGCTGCCGCTGTTCCTCTTCGTGATCCTGTTCGGTCTGTCGATGGACTACCACGTGTTCGTGGTCTCCCGGATCCGTGAGGCCCGGCTGCGCGGCCGTACGACGAAGGACGCGATCCAGCACGGTGTGGTCACCACGGCCGGTGTCGTCACCAGCGCCGCGGTCATCATGGTCGCCGTGTTCGCGATCTTCGGCACGCTGTCCATGCAGTCCATGAAGCAGATGGGTGTGGGCCTTGCGGCCGCGGTGCTGATCGACGCGACGATCATCCGCGGTGTGCTTCTTCCCGCGGTGATGGCACTGCTCGGCGAGCGCAACTGGTACCTGCCGAAGTGGCTGCACCGGATGCCCGACCTCACCCACGACGAGTCGCCGGAGGCGGTGGCACCGGCGGTGCCGGAGGAGGGTGAACCGGTTCGGGTCTGA
- a CDS encoding SAV2148 family HEPN domain-containing protein: protein MGSGGLELPPGDEGHEGNSTEVPPGAVSLARPMDAGAIGPELDWDADAWLEVRTRAQRAGRAYIWLNLVEQRLRAVVAAVLRPIYEPVHGDEWVVAAAGPAGQEWVQRAVAVREVSRRKGYLLDPADDNVLSFLTLPQLRELVVQHWPCFEPYFDERRDVELALDELEVTRNVVSRNRALSEAVLNQAERASARLLEMLGAGGDVPSARRLPVDAVEDLVGDRYADVVAVHPDRVRLLRQFPAEDIFGGARRLDAIGIGLNLLVQNFSGRRLVRLAESGCRVRLLFLNPASSAVKRRERELGMKRGELSRAVEMNILHMRRVRSRLRDPDAFEIQVYDETPRFTAYLVDGDGADGVAVVQSYLRGARGMEVPVLVLRNGSRVVKSDDVDEGGLFPTYREEFELTWADSRPVS, encoded by the coding sequence GTGGGCTCGGGAGGGCTGGAGTTGCCCCCTGGTGACGAGGGTCACGAGGGGAACTCCACAGAGGTCCCGCCCGGCGCGGTGTCCCTGGCACGGCCCATGGACGCCGGTGCCATCGGGCCGGAGCTGGACTGGGACGCCGACGCCTGGCTGGAGGTGCGCACGCGCGCCCAGCGGGCCGGCCGGGCCTACATCTGGCTGAACCTCGTCGAACAGCGGCTGCGCGCGGTCGTGGCCGCTGTTCTGCGCCCCATCTACGAACCCGTCCACGGCGACGAATGGGTGGTCGCCGCGGCCGGCCCGGCCGGACAGGAATGGGTCCAGCGCGCCGTCGCCGTACGCGAAGTCAGCCGCCGTAAGGGCTACTTGCTCGACCCGGCGGACGACAACGTCCTCAGCTTCCTCACACTGCCCCAGCTGCGCGAGCTCGTGGTGCAGCACTGGCCCTGCTTCGAGCCCTACTTCGACGAGCGCCGGGATGTCGAACTCGCCCTGGACGAGCTCGAAGTGACCCGCAACGTCGTCTCCCGCAACCGGGCCCTGTCCGAGGCCGTGCTCAACCAGGCCGAACGCGCCTCCGCCCGGCTGCTGGAGATGCTCGGCGCGGGCGGCGACGTGCCGTCCGCGCGCCGGCTGCCAGTCGACGCCGTCGAGGACCTGGTCGGCGACCGGTACGCCGACGTGGTCGCCGTGCACCCCGACCGGGTACGGCTGCTGCGCCAGTTCCCCGCCGAGGACATCTTCGGCGGCGCCCGCCGCCTCGACGCCATCGGCATCGGCCTCAACCTGCTCGTGCAGAACTTCTCCGGACGACGGCTGGTGCGCCTGGCCGAGTCCGGCTGCCGGGTGCGGCTGCTCTTCCTGAACCCGGCCTCCAGCGCGGTGAAGCGGCGCGAGCGCGAACTCGGGATGAAACGGGGCGAACTGAGTCGCGCGGTCGAGATGAACATCCTGCACATGCGCAGGGTGCGCTCCCGCCTCCGGGACCCGGACGCCTTCGAGATCCAGGTGTACGACGAGACACCGCGCTTCACGGCCTACCTCGTGGACGGTGACGGCGCGGACGGCGTCGCCGTGGTGCAGTCCTATCTGCGCGGGGCGCGCGGGATGGAGGTGCCGGTGCTGGTGCTGCGCAACGGAAGCCGCGTGGTCAAGTCGGACGATGTGGACGAAGGTGGCCTCTTTCCGACATACCGCGAGGAGTTCGAGCTGACCTGGGCGGACTCACGGCCCGTGTCCTGA
- a CDS encoding phosphotransferase enzyme family protein yields the protein MDEVRARDVLATAGVLPGPARDARLLALGENAVFAAGDLVVKVGRDAELLDRARRELEIARWLDEAGVPAVRAAVSEPLLVEGHPVTMWHRLPEPVRPAGPRDLAELLRLVHALPSPSFALPPRELLGGVERWLRLAGDAIDPADAAYLRERRDGFATAATALTPQLPPGPIHGDALPRNVHIGPDGPVLVDLETFSADLREHDLVVMALSRDRYGLPAEAYDSFTEAYGWDVRAWEGCSVLRGARETASCAWVAQHAPANPKALTEFRRRVASLRDGDETVRWYPF from the coding sequence ATGGACGAGGTGCGGGCGCGGGACGTACTGGCCACGGCGGGGGTGCTGCCGGGGCCGGCGCGGGACGCGCGGCTTCTCGCCCTCGGTGAGAACGCGGTGTTCGCCGCCGGTGATCTGGTCGTCAAGGTCGGCCGCGACGCCGAGCTGCTGGACCGGGCCCGGCGCGAGCTGGAGATCGCCCGCTGGCTCGACGAGGCGGGTGTGCCGGCGGTGCGCGCCGCAGTGTCCGAGCCGCTGCTGGTGGAGGGACACCCGGTGACCATGTGGCACCGGCTGCCCGAGCCCGTACGGCCCGCCGGGCCACGGGACTTGGCCGAACTGCTGCGGCTGGTGCACGCCCTGCCCTCCCCCTCCTTCGCGCTGCCGCCCCGCGAGCTGCTGGGCGGTGTGGAGCGCTGGCTGCGGCTCGCGGGTGACGCGATCGACCCGGCCGACGCCGCGTATCTGCGTGAGCGCCGCGACGGCTTCGCGACGGCCGCGACCGCGCTGACGCCCCAGCTGCCGCCGGGGCCGATCCACGGCGACGCGCTGCCCCGCAATGTGCACATCGGTCCGGACGGGCCGGTACTGGTCGATCTGGAGACCTTCTCCGCGGACCTGCGCGAGCACGACCTGGTGGTCATGGCCCTGTCCCGCGACCGCTACGGCCTGCCCGCCGAGGCCTACGACTCCTTCACCGAGGCCTACGGCTGGGACGTACGGGCGTGGGAGGGCTGCTCGGTGCTGCGCGGCGCCCGCGAGACGGCCAGTTGCGCCTGGGTCGCCCAACACGCCCCGGCCAACCCCAAGGCACTGACCGAGTTCCGCCGCCGGGTGGCGTCGCTGCGGGACGGGGACGAGACGGTGCGCTGGTATCCGTTCTGA